The following are encoded in a window of Haliaeetus albicilla unplaced genomic scaffold, bHalAlb1.1 scaffold_139, whole genome shotgun sequence genomic DNA:
- the LOC138684263 gene encoding RIMS-binding protein 3C-like, whose amino-acid sequence MARGVAGRGPVARSHPLPRRGPAQAPGSLAQKEEQRREREARQAELEEERLRTQELHRCFAAETRELKAALERERQLLAERLRSEWEQRQAQEARRLQELNQRQRVAETRQLLRWKEAELREGQELLRQACTAAVDQTRDLQRQLAEEMVRPSRSGREARSKLQDVLSKLQWETDGYQPARIRHLQNQLQLERRLFLKYILQRFEGELPASPCTAQPEGPPGHQGHQETQSSCSSGREGPQAPAAPQERPPESRSAGQQTTCKAVADAQLQVPEGQDLVLLKQNSRLRRLLEDLERQQSALEMENRLLKKEGSPEARKKAERLQQINAHLAALASRLEERSRQLQATTVCLINTQVPLPIQSPTEEPCTASLPQQRGGEMGEPAGALLAQDKQHDFSEKAAEELQAQVAAGEEASDHVSAHSRTGEELEVQLSEVTNENTRLAEENARLRGQMGLTEHVRAENADLKGQLARVAAERDAAIQMKVCLQTQLEEAERKLEAMREMAERSQQLEKELEETKLALQRKEEQGKCLLRAQAEAHGEHQETLQLFRAQLVWYQKLNEQHQQLLRELEWLERERSKRIISRPRQANGAADKEPILLAAMRKQPAELRAFVARYSYDPFSGPNERPELELPLVAGQYVYIFGDVDEDGWYVGELTDGTRGFVPSNLVEEVSGDGQPDDTGVCPETSDW is encoded by the coding sequence ATGGCGCGGGGCGTTGCGGGACGGGGGCCGGTGGCGCGCAgccaccccctgccccgccggggCCCGGCGCAAGCCCCCGGCAGCCTTGCGcagaaggaggagcagaggcGGGAGCGAGAAGCGCGACAGGCTGAGCTGGAGGAAGAGCGGCTCCGCACCCAAGAGCTGCACCGCTGCTTCGCTGCCGAAACCCGGGAGCTGAAGGCGGCCCTGGAGAGGGAGCGGCAGCTCCTGGCAGAGCGGCTCCGATCTGAGTGGGAGCAGCGACAGGCTCAGGAGGCGCGGCGGCTGCAGGAGCTGAACCAGCGGCAGCGGGTGGCAGAGACCCGCCAGCTGCTGCGCTGGAAGGAGGCTGAGCTCCGCGAGGgacaggagctgctgcggcAGGCATGTACTGCCGCCGTTGACCAGACGCGGGACCTGCAGCggcagctggcagaggagaTGGTGAGGCCCAGCAGGAGCGGCAGGGAGGCCCGAAGCAAGCTCCAGGACGTCCTCAGCAAGCTACAGTGGGAGACGGATGGCTACCAGCCCGCCCGCATCCGCCACCTCCAgaaccagctgcagctggagaggagaCTCTTCCTCAAATACATCCTGCAGCGGTTCGAGGGCGAGctgcctgcctccccctgcACGGCCCAGCCCGAAGGCCCTCCTGGGCACCAGGGCCATCAGGAGACGCAGagctcctgctcctctggcaGAGAAGGGCCCCAGGCCCCGGCGGCACCCCAGGAAAGACCGCCGGAAAGCCGCAGCGCTGGGCAGCAAACAACGTGCAAGGCTGTGGCAGATGCTcagctccaggtgccggagGGGCAAGACCTGGTGCTCCTGAAGCAGAACAGCCGCCTGCGGCGCCTTCTAGAAGACCTGGAGAGGCAACAGAGTGCCCTTGAGATGGAGAACCGCCTCCTGAAAAAGGAAGGCTCTCCAGAAGCGCGCAAGAaggcagagaggctgcagcagaTAAATGCTCACCTAGCTGCCCTCGCCTCGCGGCTGGAAGAAAGATCCAGGCAACTGCAGGCGACCACTGTTTGCCTGATCAACACTCAAGTGCCACTGCCCATCCAAAGCCCCACCGAGGAACCGTGCACAGCATCGCTTCCTCAGCAGAGGGGTGGAGAAATGGGAGAGCCTGCTGGAGCTTTGCTGGCACAAGACAAGCAGCATGACTTCTCAGAGAAGGCAGCTGAGGAGCTTCAGGCCCAAGTGGCTGCAGGTGAAGAGGCCTCTGATCATGTGAGCGCCCACAGCCGAACCGGCGAGGAGTTAGAGGTGCAGCTCTCGGAGGTGACAAATGAAAACACCCGCCTGGCTGAAGAAAATGCTCGCCTCCGTGGGCAGATGGGTTTGACAGAACACGTTCGAGCTGAAAATGCCGACCTGAAAGGGCAACTGGCGCGAGTGGCAGCGGAGCGAGATGCTGCCATCCAAATGAAGGTCTGTCTTCAAACCCAGCTGGAAGAGGCAGAGCGCAAACTGGAAGCCATGAGAGAAATGGCAGAAAGGAGTcaacagctggagaaggaaCTTGAGGAGACAAAGTTAGCGCTCcagaggaaagaagagcaaGGCAAGTGTTTGCTGAGGGCTCAGGCAGAAGCACACGGGGAGCACCAAGAAACCCTGCAACTGTTTCGAGCCCAGCTGGTTTGGTATCAGAAGCTAAACGAGCAACACCAGCAGCTACTTCGGGAACTTGAATggctggaaagagaaagatcCAAGCGTATCATTTCCAGGCCGCGCCAGGCTAACGGGGCTGCAGACAAGGAGCCCATCCTCCTGGCGGCTATGAGAAAACAACCGGCGGAGCTGCGAGCATTCGTAGCTCGATACAGCTACGATCCTTTCAGTGGTCCCAATGAGCGGCCTGAACTAGAGCTTCCTCTAGTTGCTGGGCAATACGTGTACATCTTTGGAGACGTGGATGAAGACGGCTGGTACGTGGGAGAGCTGACCGACGGCACAAGAGGCTTCGTCCCCTCTAATCTTGTTGAAGAAGTTTCAGGTGACGGACAACCTGATGACACCGGAGTCTGTCCAGAGACAAGTGATTGGTAG